A single genomic interval of Drosophila virilis strain 15010-1051.87 chromosome 2, Dvir_AGI_RSII-ME, whole genome shotgun sequence harbors:
- the LOC6633049 gene encoding casein kinase I isoform X1, with amino-acid sequence MAQVRYPNENQCWQLGHQNRYLHVQCQQLQPQVKPHKPLGSTKRSGLRDIIVGGKYRLLSPIGSGSFGELYRASGLQCGEEVAVKLESSSVKYPQLPREAKIYNILRGGVGFPHIRYFGTEGIYNVLVLDLLGPTLEDLLNFCARNFSLKTTLMLADQILARVEYLHMNCLLHRDIKPENFLMGLGSQRTRVFMIDFGLAKKYYRPSTRTHINYYERHELIGTARYASVHAHYAEQGRRDDLESVGYLLLYFLRGRLPWQGINAATRIQKYERIAESKSTLPLNILCSGVPTEFYLYMKYCRSLHFTEQPDYVYLRQLFKVLFRNHFLLYDYLYDWVDINLEMAHNKRIMPQQRGKDRNQEEDVEEVQKSDSRRLVKKKRHHEQKRQKQ; translated from the coding sequence ATGGCACAAGTAAGATAtccaaatgaaaatcaatgTTGGCAACTTGGACATCAAAATCGATACCTACACGTTCAATGTCAGCAGCTACAGCCGCAGGTGAAACCCCATAAGCCATTGGGGTCCACTAAACGAAGTGGTCTACGGGACATTATTGTTGGTGGCAAGTATCGTCTGTTGAGTCCAATAGGCAGTGGATCCTTTGGGGAGCTATACCGTGCCTCTGGTCTTCAGTGCGGAGAGGAGGTGGCTGTAAAACTAGAAAGCAGTTCCGTCAAGTACCCACAGCTGCCGCGCGaagcaaaaatatacaatatacttCGAGGTGGCGTTGGCTTTCCGCATATTCGTTATTTCGGCACCGAGGGCATATATAATGTGCTGGTTCTAGATTTATTAGGTCCTACCTTAGAGGATCTGCTAAACTTTTGTGCGCGAAACTTTAGCTTAAAGACGACACTGATGCTGGCGGATCAAATACTGGCTCGTGTGGAGTACCTGCATATGAACTGTCTGTTGCATCGAGATATCAAGCCAGAAAACTTTCTAATGGGTTTAGGCAGTCAGCGAACTCGTGTTTTCATGATTGACTTTGGTTTGGCCAAAAAATACTATCGTCCCAGCACCCGTACACATATCAACTACTATGAGCGTCATGAGCTCATAGGTACAGCTCGATACGCCTCGGTACATGCCCATTATGCAGAGCAGGGACGTCGTGATGACTTGGAGTCCGTGGGCTATCTGCTGCTCTACTTTTTGCGTGGTCGCCTTCCTTGGCAGGGCATCAATGCCGCGACACGAATACAAAAGTACGAGAGAATTGCCGAGAGCAAGTCAACGCTgccattaaatatattatgttCGGGAGTACCCACCGAATTCTACTTGTATATGAAGTACTGTCGCAGCCTACACTTTACCGAGCAGCCGGACTACGTTTATTTGCGACAGTTATTTAAGGTGTTGTTCCGAAATCATTTTCTGCTCTATGACTATCTCTACGATTGGGTGGACATTAATTTGGAGATGGCGCATAATAAACGCATAATGCCACAGCAGCGTGGTAAAGATCGAAATCAAGAGGAGGATGTGGAAGAGGTGCAGAAATCGGATTCGCGTCGTCTTGTCAAAAAAAAACGCCACCACGAGCAAAAGCGACAGAAACAGTAA
- the LOC6633049 gene encoding casein kinase I isoform X2 codes for MAQQLQPQVKPHKPLGSTKRSGLRDIIVGGKYRLLSPIGSGSFGELYRASGLQCGEEVAVKLESSSVKYPQLPREAKIYNILRGGVGFPHIRYFGTEGIYNVLVLDLLGPTLEDLLNFCARNFSLKTTLMLADQILARVEYLHMNCLLHRDIKPENFLMGLGSQRTRVFMIDFGLAKKYYRPSTRTHINYYERHELIGTARYASVHAHYAEQGRRDDLESVGYLLLYFLRGRLPWQGINAATRIQKYERIAESKSTLPLNILCSGVPTEFYLYMKYCRSLHFTEQPDYVYLRQLFKVLFRNHFLLYDYLYDWVDINLEMAHNKRIMPQQRGKDRNQEEDVEEVQKSDSRRLVKKKRHHEQKRQKQ; via the exons ATGGCACAA CAGCTACAGCCGCAGGTGAAACCCCATAAGCCATTGGGGTCCACTAAACGAAGTGGTCTACGGGACATTATTGTTGGTGGCAAGTATCGTCTGTTGAGTCCAATAGGCAGTGGATCCTTTGGGGAGCTATACCGTGCCTCTGGTCTTCAGTGCGGAGAGGAGGTGGCTGTAAAACTAGAAAGCAGTTCCGTCAAGTACCCACAGCTGCCGCGCGaagcaaaaatatacaatatacttCGAGGTGGCGTTGGCTTTCCGCATATTCGTTATTTCGGCACCGAGGGCATATATAATGTGCTGGTTCTAGATTTATTAGGTCCTACCTTAGAGGATCTGCTAAACTTTTGTGCGCGAAACTTTAGCTTAAAGACGACACTGATGCTGGCGGATCAAATACTGGCTCGTGTGGAGTACCTGCATATGAACTGTCTGTTGCATCGAGATATCAAGCCAGAAAACTTTCTAATGGGTTTAGGCAGTCAGCGAACTCGTGTTTTCATGATTGACTTTGGTTTGGCCAAAAAATACTATCGTCCCAGCACCCGTACACATATCAACTACTATGAGCGTCATGAGCTCATAGGTACAGCTCGATACGCCTCGGTACATGCCCATTATGCAGAGCAGGGACGTCGTGATGACTTGGAGTCCGTGGGCTATCTGCTGCTCTACTTTTTGCGTGGTCGCCTTCCTTGGCAGGGCATCAATGCCGCGACACGAATACAAAAGTACGAGAGAATTGCCGAGAGCAAGTCAACGCTgccattaaatatattatgttCGGGAGTACCCACCGAATTCTACTTGTATATGAAGTACTGTCGCAGCCTACACTTTACCGAGCAGCCGGACTACGTTTATTTGCGACAGTTATTTAAGGTGTTGTTCCGAAATCATTTTCTGCTCTATGACTATCTCTACGATTGGGTGGACATTAATTTGGAGATGGCGCATAATAAACGCATAATGCCACAGCAGCGTGGTAAAGATCGAAATCAAGAGGAGGATGTGGAAGAGGTGCAGAAATCGGATTCGCGTCGTCTTGTCAAAAAAAAACGCCACCACGAGCAAAAGCGACAGAAACAGTAA
- the LOC6633049 gene encoding casein kinase I isoform X3 gives MAQLQPQVKPHKPLGSTKRSGLRDIIVGGKYRLLSPIGSGSFGELYRASGLQCGEEVAVKLESSSVKYPQLPREAKIYNILRGGVGFPHIRYFGTEGIYNVLVLDLLGPTLEDLLNFCARNFSLKTTLMLADQILARVEYLHMNCLLHRDIKPENFLMGLGSQRTRVFMIDFGLAKKYYRPSTRTHINYYERHELIGTARYASVHAHYAEQGRRDDLESVGYLLLYFLRGRLPWQGINAATRIQKYERIAESKSTLPLNILCSGVPTEFYLYMKYCRSLHFTEQPDYVYLRQLFKVLFRNHFLLYDYLYDWVDINLEMAHNKRIMPQQRGKDRNQEEDVEEVQKSDSRRLVKKKRHHEQKRQKQ, from the exons ATGGCACAA CTACAGCCGCAGGTGAAACCCCATAAGCCATTGGGGTCCACTAAACGAAGTGGTCTACGGGACATTATTGTTGGTGGCAAGTATCGTCTGTTGAGTCCAATAGGCAGTGGATCCTTTGGGGAGCTATACCGTGCCTCTGGTCTTCAGTGCGGAGAGGAGGTGGCTGTAAAACTAGAAAGCAGTTCCGTCAAGTACCCACAGCTGCCGCGCGaagcaaaaatatacaatatacttCGAGGTGGCGTTGGCTTTCCGCATATTCGTTATTTCGGCACCGAGGGCATATATAATGTGCTGGTTCTAGATTTATTAGGTCCTACCTTAGAGGATCTGCTAAACTTTTGTGCGCGAAACTTTAGCTTAAAGACGACACTGATGCTGGCGGATCAAATACTGGCTCGTGTGGAGTACCTGCATATGAACTGTCTGTTGCATCGAGATATCAAGCCAGAAAACTTTCTAATGGGTTTAGGCAGTCAGCGAACTCGTGTTTTCATGATTGACTTTGGTTTGGCCAAAAAATACTATCGTCCCAGCACCCGTACACATATCAACTACTATGAGCGTCATGAGCTCATAGGTACAGCTCGATACGCCTCGGTACATGCCCATTATGCAGAGCAGGGACGTCGTGATGACTTGGAGTCCGTGGGCTATCTGCTGCTCTACTTTTTGCGTGGTCGCCTTCCTTGGCAGGGCATCAATGCCGCGACACGAATACAAAAGTACGAGAGAATTGCCGAGAGCAAGTCAACGCTgccattaaatatattatgttCGGGAGTACCCACCGAATTCTACTTGTATATGAAGTACTGTCGCAGCCTACACTTTACCGAGCAGCCGGACTACGTTTATTTGCGACAGTTATTTAAGGTGTTGTTCCGAAATCATTTTCTGCTCTATGACTATCTCTACGATTGGGTGGACATTAATTTGGAGATGGCGCATAATAAACGCATAATGCCACAGCAGCGTGGTAAAGATCGAAATCAAGAGGAGGATGTGGAAGAGGTGCAGAAATCGGATTCGCGTCGTCTTGTCAAAAAAAAACGCCACCACGAGCAAAAGCGACAGAAACAGTAA
- the LOC6633050 gene encoding LOW QUALITY PROTEIN: ras-like protein family member 10B (The sequence of the model RefSeq protein was modified relative to this genomic sequence to represent the inferred CDS: substituted 1 base at 1 genomic stop codon), with product MWSSTISPTNSKKLLIGSIRSVDYVGDSAKTAAANNKTAATGAATKGSATKSQQKPTTATTIPANTTKISIEMEIHIQNKCISAXRITLEGGGEPPWLQGPLKAAFLGATGVGKTSILQQFFYHDFPKTHQTTTHRKIYKNCLVCDTCIRELMVLDVPPQKRFPADNFAEWNNGHPLGLRTVHAYVLVYDMGNLETFQYCRSIRDQILDSFSHRDFSIIVVGNKYDNVSEAQANSQELKDISTLVRKHWRCGYVECSAQYNYKIGDVFRELMGCRSGGVSGTTVGVLVGTEYSQSTRNKGRCTIL from the exons atgtgGAGTAGTACAATATCACCAACAAATTCTAAGAAGCTATTGATCGGTAGTATACGAAGCGTTGATTATGTCGGTGATAGTGcgaaaacagcagcagccaataataagacagcagcaacaggagcagctACAAAAGGATCAGCGACAAAAtcacaacaaaaaccaacaacagcaaccaccATTCCAGCgaatacaacaaaaatctCAATTGAAATGgagatacatatacaaaataagtgCATTTCGGCATAGCGTATCACTCTGGAGGGTGGTGGAGAGCCGCCATGGCTGCAGGGCCCCCTTAAAGCAGCATTTTTGGGGGCTACTGGCGTCGGCAAAACAAGCATATTACAG CAATTTTTTTACCATGACTTCCCAAAGACTCATCAGACGACAACTCATcgcaaaatttataaaaactgtCTGGTGTGCGATACCTGCATACGGGAGCTGATGGTACTGGATGTTCCTCCCCAG AAGAGATTTCCGGCTGATAACTTTGCTGAATGGAATAATGGACATCCGCTGGGGCTGCGAACGGTGCACGCCTATGTTCTAGTTTATGATATGGGCAATTTGGAAACGTTTCAG TATTGCCGCTCCATTAGAGATCAAATCTTGGATAGTTTCAGTCATCGTGATTTTAGCATAATTGTGGTGGGCAATAAATATGACAATGTTTCTGAAGCCCAGGCTAACTCGCAG GAGCTCAAGGACATTTCTACGCTGGTGCGTAAGCATTGGCGTTGTGGATATGTAGAGTGTTCGGCACA ATACAACTATAAAATCGGCGACGTTTTTCGCGAGCTAATGGGCTGCAGAAGCGGTGGCGTCAGCGGCACAACTGTCGGCGTTCTTGTTGGCACTGAGTACTCACAATCGACTAGAAATAAAGGACGCTGCACAATACTCTAG